CTTTCATCAAGTAGTTATATGATTTTGATATTTTGGCACAAAATTATAGTTTCTTATTGCTTCCCTCTACAGGGTTAATCCCCCCTTTCCTTTTGACCATGACTTAACTTTTTTCTCTTCTTCTAACATTTTTGTAATCAGTTTAATTTATTTCTTTATCTAATTCTTTTGTGAGAATTTCTATTTATTTGCTTTGTTCTTGTTTTTGCTTGCTTCACTCTCTCTTAAATCTTTATTTTTTAAATACGCTTTCTTAATTTTTTCCAAAACAGCAGCTGAATTTTGTGTTATGGATCTTATTTATCCACCTGTTCCACAAGTGCTTGATGCTTGTTCTTTAAATTTATCTAAATCATTACTATTACCTTCAAATGAACCTTTTACTATTTGTTTAAAAGTTTCCTTTTGCTGGCTAGCATTGTCACCTGTACATTTTGCAAGCTCACTCTGCATATGATCTAGTGCAAACTTTATCTTAGATTCATCAAAACTTAAAAATTTTTCAAAATCATTATCATCACCCAAAGCCCCTTTTAAGAAGTTTAATCCTTGTTTTTGGTTATCACTTAACTTGTCTCTTAATGCTTCCTCAGGTGTTTTTGGTTTTTCTTGTGCTTGTTCCCTTAAGTCGTCTCTTTTAAATCTGCTTTTAATTCCTTTGTTCTTATTGTTATCTTGACCGCAACTACTAAATTAGTAGTAATAAAATTATTAAAACAAAATTTATTTTTTTCATAACAAATCCCCTTATATTTATATTGATTTTTGATTATCTTGTTTTTATTGCCAATTTTAAGTCCATATAAATGTTGGCTGTTGTCATCAGTACATAGAGGCTCTTTTTTTAAGACATTCAAACATCTCTTCACTATTGTCTTTAGTAAATATGTCGTTTAG
Above is a genomic segment from Borrelia hermsii DAH containing:
- a CDS encoding Mlp family lipoprotein — its product is MKSRFKRDDLREQAQEKPKTPEEALRDKLSDNQKQGLNFLKGALGDDNDFEKFLSFDESKIKFALDHMQSELAKCTGDNASQQKETFKQIVKGSFEGNSNDLDKFKEQASSTCGTGG
- a CDS encoding Mlp family lipoprotein — protein: MSDTIDCKVNKNGNGTNEIKQFFRGILNDIFTKDNSEEMFECLKKRASMY